CCGGAAAACCGGCCGGGCCTGGGCATCGAACGCCTGTTCGAGGAAAAACTGGTGTTGGTGGCGACAGACCCGGCCCGACCCTGGCCGGACCCGGGTTATATCCACATGGACTGGGGAGTCGAATTCCACGCCCAGTTCGGCACCGCCTTCCCCGATCTGGCCCCCCCGGCCATCACCGCCAACATCGGCTGGCTGGTGATGCAGCAAATCCTGCACTGCGGGGGCAGCGGCTACTTCCCCTGGCGCATCACCCGCGAACTGGTGGAGGCGGGGGAATTGTGGCTGATGGAAGATCGGCCGGCTTTCACGCTGCCGGCCTACATGGTGTTTCCCATGGGGCGGAGCGAGGACACGCTCTCGGCGGCCCTGGACGCGTTGCGTGACCTGGGCGCCGAGGAGCGGTCGCGCGGCGACGATGCGGCGCCTACAGCGACACCACCAGCATCAGCAGCAGGGCCCAGGCGATGAGGCCGGCGCCGATCACCGTCCGCACGATGCTCGCCGCGGTCATGTCTTCACGGGTGTGGCACAAGCCTTCTATGCCGTGGTAGATGATGCCGCTGGACAAGGCCGACTACGTTCGCCTGGCCCGCTTCCGCCATCGCCAGCGCCGGTTCCTGCGTGTCAGTGAGCGCATCTGCCAGGACCAGGGCCTCACCCCCCGCAATACCATTTGCTGCTGCATGTGCGCGGCAACCCTGAGCGGGACTGGGCCAGCATCGGCGAACTGGCCGAGCGCCTCCAGGCCCAGCACCATGGCGTGGTGACCCTGATCGACCGATGTGAAAGGCTCGGTCTGGTGGAGCGCCGGCCCGGGCTCCTGGACCGGCGGGTGGTGGAGATCCATCTGCTGCCGGCCGGCGAAGAGAGGCTGGACCGCGTCGCCCGGCTGCACCAGGACGAGCTGTATCAGCTGCTGCGGGAATTCGCCGTGGCGGAAGGCTGAGCCTCGCCCGACGCCGGCCGGACCTCGCAGGGGAAATGGCGCAGGCAGTTCGATCCCGCCACCGGGTCGAAGCACTCCCCGTCCATGAGCCGGTTGGCGTCGCCAGCGCCATCCGGGTACTGCCACCAGCCGTATTGGGCGCACACCACGTCCGGGGCCAGGTAGGTGTCCAGGCGGGCGCGGGCGCGCATGGCACCCAGGCGGGTCGCCACCTGGACCCAGTCGCCTTCGGCAATGCCCCGGGCCGCCGCCGTGCCCGGGTGCAGTTCCACCAGCGGCTCCGGCATGCGCCGGCGCAGGGAAGGCAGGTGGCGCTGCTGGCTGTGGCAGTACTGGGGCCACTTGGCGGTGGTCAGGATGAGCGGGTAGCGCGGGTCCGGCGGAAAGCCGGCGGGGAGGGCGTCCGCCAGCGGGTCCAGGCCAGCCTCTGCCAGGCGCGCGCTATGAAATTCGAAGCGGCCGCCGGGGGTGGCGAAGCCGTGCTCTCGGTACTTGCAATAGCGTGTCTTGAGCGGCAGGGCGAGACCGCCGGGGGCAGCGCGCAGCGCCTCGGGCGTCAGGCCGGTGGGGGCCAGGGTGGCCGCCAGGGCGGCTTCCGGATCGCCGCCGAAGAAGCGGTCCGCCAGGCCCAGGTGCCGGGCCAGCTCGAACACGATCCAGGTGTCCGGGCGGCTCTCGCCCCGGGGCGGCACGAAGGCGGGGCGCAACTGGACGTGCGCTTCGGCCGCCGCGCCGACCTGGAAGCCGGCCTGGAGCCCTTCCCTTTCCCAGGCGCTACAGACCGGCAGCAGCAGGTCGGCGTGGCGGGCGGTCGGGGTCTCCACCAATTCGGCGAGGGCGAAGAAGTCCAGCTTGCGCAAGGCCTCGTCGCACAGCGGCGTGTTCGGCTTGGAGAGCAGGAAGTTGCCGCCGAAGGACACGAAGGCGCGCACCGGATAGGGCTGATCGTCGACGATGGCGCGGAACAGGTCCCGGGTGGTGATCCAGCCCTTCTGCGGCGGTCCGTGGGGCCGCTCGGCGTGGCCCAGGGTGAGGCGCCGGGTGGCGGGGTCCACCCAGTCGAAGCCGGCCACGTCGGCGACCGGCGGTCTGGTGAACCAGACGTTGCCGCCCGGCGCGTCCAGGCAGCCGGTGAGGCCGTAGAGGGCGGCGATCGAACGACCGGTCTGGGTGGCGTTGCCGTGTTGGCAGGTACCGGTCCAGGTGAACAGGGACAGGGGCAGGCTGCCAGCGATCAGGTCCGCCGCCTTCGCCACCTGGTCGGCCGGGATGCCGGTCACCGCCTCGACCCGCGCCGCCGGCCAGGCGGCGCAGCGTTCGGCGAGGCGGTCGAACACCGGCCGGCAGGCGACCGGACCGGCCGGCGTGGCGATCCGGAAACGCCCCGTCAGGGCGAGCCGACCGGCCACGCCGGCATTGGGCGGCCGGGCCGGACAGGCCAGCGGGGCGGCCGCCACCACGTCCCAGGCCAGGGGACGGCCGGCATCGCCGCCCGGCCGCAGGTCGGCCTCGGTCAGCACGCGGCCATCCGTCTCCGCCACCAGGAAGGGGGCGTCGCTCCAGCGGACGAGGAATTCCCGGTCGAAGCGGCCCGAGTCGATGAGGACATGGGCCAGGCCCAGGGCCAGGGCGGCGTCGGTGCCGGGTTTTGGCCGCAGCCAGAGGTCGGCGCCCGCCGCCAGGCCGGCCCGGCGCGGGTCCACCACGATCAGCTTCGCGCCGCGCTGGCGCGCCCGCTTGACCGCCGTGGCCTGGGACAACCAGGAAGTGGCCGGGTTGAAACCCCAAAGCAGGATGCATCCGGTGTTCTCGTAGTCCGGCATGCCGATGCCGCCACCCCAGGTGTAGGCCGGGGCGAAGTCCTTGTGCCAGTTGCAGTTCTCGGTGGCGAACACCAGGTTGGGGCTGGCGCAGGCGTGGGCGAGGCGGTGGATCCAGGCGAAGCTGTCCGCCACCGCCGTGCCGCTCGGAGTGGCGACGCCGAAGGCCAGGGCCTGGGGACCGTCCGCCATGGCGGCGCGCATCTTGTCAGCCATCAGGTCCAGGGCCGCGTCCCAGGAGAGGGGCTGCCAGCCCGGATCGGGGTCGCCCTTGGGCCGGGTGCGGACCAGGGGCCGCAGGATGCGTTCCGGGGCGTAGACCGATTCCGGCGCGGTCCGGGCCTTGACGCACAGGGCCTGGCCGGTCGGGTGGCCGGGGTCGGGGTCGATCCGGGTCAGCACGCCGTCCTCCACCCGGCCTACGCAGCCGCAGCGGGAGACGCACAGGGCGCAGTAGCCCCGGCGCAGTTCGATGCTCACGCCCGGCGCCCCGGACATCGTGGCGTTACAGGCCGTAGACCTCGGCCACGTCGGTGCCCGCCAGGCGGTCGAAATAGCGGGCGCGGTAGTAGTGGCGCTTGTGGCCGGCGTCATCGGTGAAGGCGGCGCGGTCGTGCAGCACGTTGTTGCTCACCAGGCCCATGCCGGATTCCAGGCGGCCGCGGTAGAGGTAGGGCGAGCCGCCGTCGAACAGCCCTTGCAGGCAGGCCAGGGCCTCCCGGCTGAGCGGGTCGTCGGCCCAGATGACGTTGTTGACGCGGATGGTGTAGCGCATGTGCAGGTTGCCGGCCGGGGTGATGCCGAACACCGGGCCGGCTTCTTCTTGCCGGGCCACCGTGCCACCCTCGTCGATGCGCGCCGGGATGGTCATGGCCTTGGGCGCCATGAGGGCGCGGATGTAATCCGGGTTCTTTTCGCGCAGGAGGATATAGGCGATCTCATGATCCATCAGGGCGTTCTCGCCGCCGCTGGCGGCCTGCTGCACCACATGCAGGTTGAGGGCGTGGATCTGCTTGGCCGCGGTGTTGTAGTAGCCGTCGGTGTGCCAGTTGATGGCGCGGTTGGTGTAGGGGATGTAGTGCTGGCGGACGCCCTCGTCCCGAACCGTCAGCGAGGTGAGGCCGGTTTCGTCGGCCAGCCAGTTCTTGTTGATGTCCTGCAAGCCGAAGCGGCGCCCGAGGGAGAGGGGGATCTCCGGGTCCGGGTCGGCGCCGGTCTTGCCGGCGTAGAGCGCCATGTTGGCCTTGCGGCAGCGCGCCAGCAGGGCGTCGTGCTCGCGCTGGCTGAGTTTGCGGGGGTCGTCGATCTCCACCACCAGGTCGGCGGGGTAGTCCTTCAGCTTGGCGTCGCGCCAGCGCTGATAGAGGGCGTTGTCGTCGAGGTCGAAGGGGCTGGGAATGGCTCTGGATTGCTGCAGCGGCTGGTTCATGGGCGGACTCCGGCGAAGGGATGGATGCGAGGCGGTTTGCCAGCCCGGCAGTCTAGGGGCTCGCCCTGGCGCGCTCATTGATCAAGGACAAGCGCCGCCGCTCGCCTTGGGCGTGCATCCGCCCGTGACCGGCGAGCGCCGGCCGCGGGTTGACATCAATCAACCCGGCGCACGTGGGCGGCGGCGCCGGGGCGTGGCGTCAGGCTCGCCAGCCTGTCCGTGCTTCCCGTGCCGTACAGGGCGGCCTGGATGGCATCGGCCAGGGCGTCTTCCTCGGCCAGGGCCGGACGGATCGCCTGAACGGCGGGTTCGCGCACCAGGTCTCGTTCGAAGCTCAATTGCAGGGGATCCTGGTTATCGGCGGCGGTGGCCAGGGCGGGCAGAAGGGCGGCAGTGAGGGCAAGGATGAGTTTCATGCGGGGTCTCCGGTAAGAAAACAATGGGTGAACAGGCAAGGCTGACTAAGCACGTACCGTGCCATCCATGAATCCCCCCTGATTCAGCCGCTTGCGGCCCCAACCAACGGGTTGAAGGTGTCCACATTGAACGTTAACATTGCGTTCGCTTTAACACATTGACACCCCCGAATGATTACCCTGACCGGCCTGACCGGCTTTCTCGACAACCTGGAGGAAGGCATCCTGTTTCTCGACCACCGCCGCCACGTCGTGGCGGCGAACGCCGCCGCCCGGCGCCTGCTCGGGCGGGGCGAGGAGGAGGTGCTGGACCGGTTCTGTCCCAGCCTGTTCCAAGGCACGCCCTGTGCGCGCCACTGCCAGCAGGGCGGCGG
This window of the Thiobacillus sp. genome carries:
- a CDS encoding TauD/TfdA family dioxygenase; the encoded protein is MNQPLQQSRAIPSPFDLDDNALYQRWRDAKLKDYPADLVVEIDDPRKLSQREHDALLARCRKANMALYAGKTGADPDPEIPLSLGRRFGLQDINKNWLADETGLTSLTVRDEGVRQHYIPYTNRAINWHTDGYYNTAAKQIHALNLHVVQQAASGGENALMDHEIAYILLREKNPDYIRALMAPKAMTIPARIDEGGTVARQEEAGPVFGITPAGNLHMRYTIRVNNVIWADDPLSREALACLQGLFDGGSPYLYRGRLESGMGLVSNNVLHDRAAFTDDAGHKRHYYRARYFDRLAGTDVAEVYGL
- a CDS encoding molybdopterin-dependent oxidoreductase — encoded protein: MTPATSATTTAPAISTAWRAPTWPRSTACNATMSGAPGVSIELRRGYCALCVSRCGCVGRVEDGVLTRIDPDPGHPTGQALCVKARTAPESVYAPERILRPLVRTRPKGDPDPGWQPLSWDAALDLMADKMRAAMADGPQALAFGVATPSGTAVADSFAWIHRLAHACASPNLVFATENCNWHKDFAPAYTWGGGIGMPDYENTGCILLWGFNPATSWLSQATAVKRARQRGAKLIVVDPRRAGLAAGADLWLRPKPGTDAALALGLAHVLIDSGRFDREFLVRWSDAPFLVAETDGRVLTEADLRPGGDAGRPLAWDVVAAAPLACPARPPNAGVAGRLALTGRFRIATPAGPVACRPVFDRLAERCAAWPAARVEAVTGIPADQVAKAADLIAGSLPLSLFTWTGTCQHGNATQTGRSIAALYGLTGCLDAPGGNVWFTRPPVADVAGFDWVDPATRRLTLGHAERPHGPPQKGWITTRDLFRAIVDDQPYPVRAFVSFGGNFLLSKPNTPLCDEALRKLDFFALAELVETPTARHADLLLPVCSAWEREGLQAGFQVGAAAEAHVQLRPAFVPPRGESRPDTWIVFELARHLGLADRFFGGDPEAALAATLAPTGLTPEALRAAPGGLALPLKTRYCKYREHGFATPGGRFEFHSARLAEAGLDPLADALPAGFPPDPRYPLILTTAKWPQYCHSQQRHLPSLRRRMPEPLVELHPGTAAARGIAEGDWVQVATRLGAMRARARLDTYLAPDVVCAQYGWWQYPDGAGDANRLMDGECFDPVAGSNCLRHFPCEVRPASGEAQPSATANSRSS
- a CDS encoding LysR family transcriptional regulator, with translation MDIEFARTFLAVAAAGNFVGAAQRLHVTQSTVSMRIQALESRLGASLFERGRGGAHLTPAGRRFLRHANTLVRTLEQARHEVGLPAGFRGSLTLRGRIALWDGFLPQWVARMRATHPDISLHLEVGFEDDIMRGLVQGTVDVGVLYTPENRPGLGIERLFEEKLVLVATDPARPWPDPGYIHMDWGVEFHAQFGTAFPDLAPPAITANIGWLVMQQILHCGGSGYFPWRITRELVEAGELWLMEDRPAFTLPAYMVFPMGRSEDTLSAALDALRDLGAEERSRGDDAAPTATPPASAAGPRR